Proteins encoded by one window of Mycoplasma capricolum subsp. capricolum ATCC 27343:
- a CDS encoding glycerol-3-phosphate dehydrogenase, which translates to MKKNITIIGSNAYSIALANILTDNHHNVIIYSENELDVNNINFNHSYNISNQLKINNKIVATTDLVASLENVEILILTILNEQLLLTINQIKKYLKNEIILISTIKGFDENNLDLLSNLIINQFSKTNLLKEFVCLYGPNNPSQIILKKPTTAMIISKNLIICEQLVKIFSNEYFLCYSNNDLTTSQLVVYFIDLINLSLGILEGLGAESNTKASLITVIINLIYQIAKNYNAKLETFFNFATLANLIENVLDTNNKYFLLGIDIVKLNNLTKALKKNNLTIDQIQVVRIAYLLCDKYEIHNEFINTLYKILYNNIRPIALLNHSFKGVWLV; encoded by the coding sequence ATGAAAAAAAATATTACTATTATTGGATCTAATGCTTATAGTATTGCTTTAGCTAACATTTTAACTGACAATCATCATAATGTAATTATTTATTCTGAAAATGAATTAGATGTTAATAATATTAATTTTAATCATAGCTATAATATTTCAAATCAATTAAAAATTAATAATAAAATTGTTGCTACAACTGATTTAGTTGCTAGTTTAGAAAATGTTGAAATTTTAATTTTAACTATTTTAAATGAACAATTACTTTTAACTATTAACCAAATTAAAAAGTATTTAAAAAATGAAATTATTTTAATTAGTACTATTAAAGGTTTTGATGAAAATAATTTAGATTTATTATCAAATTTAATTATTAATCAATTTAGTAAAACTAATTTATTAAAAGAATTTGTTTGTTTATATGGACCAAATAACCCTAGTCAAATTATTTTAAAAAAACCAACAACAGCTATGATCATTTCAAAAAATTTAATTATTTGTGAACAATTAGTTAAAATATTTTCAAATGAGTATTTTTTATGTTATTCAAATAATGATTTGACTACAAGTCAATTAGTAGTTTATTTTATAGATTTGATTAATCTTTCATTAGGTATTTTAGAAGGTCTTGGTGCTGAAAGTAATACTAAAGCTTCACTAATTACTGTTATTATTAATTTAATTTATCAAATAGCTAAAAACTATAATGCTAAATTAGAAACATTTTTTAATTTTGCAACTTTAGCTAATTTAATAGAAAATGTTTTAGATACAAATAATAAATATTTTTTATTAGGAATTGATATTGTTAAGCTAAATAATCTTACAAAAGCACTTAAAAAAAATAATTTAACAATAGATCAAATTCAAGTTGTTAGAATTGCTTATCTACTATGTGATAAATATGAAATTCATAATGAATTTATTAACACGCTATATAAAATTTTATATAATAACATTAGACCAATAGCGCTTTTAAACCATTCATTTAAAGGTGTTTGACTGGTTTAA
- a CDS encoding HU family DNA-binding protein: MTKKELIEEIIINENISKVDAEKVVNRIFQTISKHLIEGKEVSVAGFGKFVISERSSREGVNPSTGEKIIIPASRSARFKPAKQLKESLM, encoded by the coding sequence ATGACTAAAAAAGAATTAATTGAAGAAATCATTATTAATGAAAATATTTCTAAAGTTGATGCTGAAAAAGTTGTTAATAGAATCTTTCAAACAATTTCAAAACACTTAATTGAAGGAAAAGAAGTATCAGTTGCAGGATTTGGAAAATTTGTTATTTCTGAAAGATCATCTAGAGAAGGAGTTAACCCATCAACTGGTGAAAAAATAATTATTCCAGCTTCTAGATCAGCAAGATTTAAACCAGCTAAACAACTTAAAGAATCATTAATGTAA
- the der gene encoding ribosome biogenesis GTPase Der, whose translation MKKKIVAIVGKPNVGKSSLFNRIIKEKKSIVDNKPGVTRDRIYSNAEWLTREFILIDTGGISVDQQLFSNEIQIQTQIAIEQADVIIFVVDFLNRLDKDDKIIAKILHKSKKPVILAINKYDKKTIDEHNYEFMNLGFSDLYFISSTHGIGIGDLLDKVISYISKNDVELKDDSTKIAIIGKPNVGKSSLVNSLVNENRMIVSEIEGTTLDAVDISFSYNKKKYIVIDTAGIRKKSKLGQTVEKYSYLRSLSAIANSDIVLLMIDATKPITDQDTNIGGLIYDEKKPVIIVVNKWDLIKNKQEQILKKEEEIRAYFKYLSYAKIIFISALDKTRVTKILDLIDEIKQSLSVKVKTYVLNEVLNKAQLINPAPEFNGNRLKIYYASQVQAYIPTFVLFCNNPNYLHFSYKRFLENQIRFSFGFDSIPINLIFRERK comes from the coding sequence AAATCAAGTTTATTTAACAGAATTATTAAAGAAAAAAAATCTATAGTTGATAATAAACCAGGAGTTACAAGAGATAGAATCTATAGTAATGCTGAGTGATTAACTAGAGAATTTATTTTAATTGACACTGGTGGAATAAGTGTTGATCAACAATTGTTTTCAAATGAAATTCAAATACAAACTCAAATTGCAATAGAACAAGCTGATGTTATTATTTTTGTTGTTGATTTTTTAAATAGATTAGATAAAGATGACAAAATAATTGCTAAAATTTTACACAAATCTAAAAAACCAGTAATTTTAGCAATTAATAAATATGATAAAAAAACTATTGATGAACATAACTATGAATTTATGAATTTAGGATTTAGTGATTTATATTTTATTTCTTCAACTCATGGAATTGGAATTGGAGATTTATTAGACAAAGTAATTTCTTATATTTCTAAAAATGATGTAGAGTTAAAAGATGATTCAACTAAAATAGCAATTATTGGAAAACCAAATGTTGGTAAATCAAGTTTAGTAAATTCTTTAGTTAATGAAAATAGAATGATAGTTAGTGAAATTGAAGGAACTACTTTAGATGCTGTTGACATTAGTTTTTCTTATAATAAAAAGAAATATATAGTAATTGATACAGCAGGAATTAGAAAAAAATCAAAATTAGGTCAAACTGTTGAAAAATATAGTTATTTAAGATCATTATCTGCAATTGCTAATAGTGATATTGTCTTATTAATGATTGATGCAACAAAACCAATAACAGATCAAGATACTAATATTGGTGGATTAATTTATGATGAAAAAAAACCTGTAATTATTGTTGTAAATAAGTGAGATCTAATTAAAAATAAACAAGAACAAATTCTAAAAAAAGAAGAAGAAATTAGGGCATATTTCAAATATCTTTCTTATGCAAAAATCATTTTTATTTCAGCACTTGACAAAACTAGAGTTACTAAAATTTTAGATTTAATTGATGAAATTAAACAAAGCTTATCAGTTAAAGTTAAAACATATGTATTAAATGAAGTTTTAAATAAAGCTCAATTAATTAATCCAGCTCCTGAATTTAACGGAAATAGATTAAAAATTTATTATGCTAGTCAAGTTCAAGCTTATATTCCAACATTTGTTTTATTTTGTAATAATCCAAATTATTTACACTTTTCATATAAAAGATTTTTAGAAAATCAAATTAGATTTAGTTTTGGATTTGATAGTATTCCTATTAATTTAATTTTTAGAGAAAGAAAATAA